The window TTGGTGAAAGCGGTCCTCACCGAGGCCATGATCACCGAGATGACGGCAGTGGGCGGAACCATGATCCTGGGCATCGGATTGCTACTGCTCGACCTCAAGCGGGTGCGGGTAGCCAGCTTCCTCCCCGGCCTGTTCATCGCTCCCGTCCTGGTCGCCCTCGCCCCGACCCTCAACGCCCTGCTGGTCCGCCTGGGGATCCCCCTCACCCCTTGAGATACGGGAGGAATCCCGATGTTGATCCGAAACGGAACCCTGGTGACCGCGGAGGGGATGTTGCGGGCGGAGATCCGGATCGAAGGAGAACGGATCGCCGCCATCGGGGATCTGGCTCCCTACCCCGGCGAGCCGGTGGTGGACGCCGGCGGCGCGTATGTGCTCCCCGGCCTGGTGGACCCCCACGTTCACATCGCTCTGGACACCGGGATCTACCGCACGGACGATGATTGGTGGATCGGAACGCGGGCGGCTGCCTTCGGCGGGATCACCACCGTGATCGACTTCGCCACTCAGTTCCGGGGGCAACGCTTCGAGGACGCCCTGGCCGCCCGCCTGGAGGAAGCCCGGGAGAAGGCGGCGGTGGACTACGCCCTCCATATGATGGTCACCGATCTCCCGCCGGGCCGGGAGGGGGAGCTGGGAAAGCTGGTGGAACAGGGGGTGGCGGGCATCAAACTCTACACCACCTACCGGCCGAACTACTACGCCGATGACGCCACCCTGTTGCGGGTGATGCGAGCGGCGGGCGCCATGGGGCTGATCACTATGGTCCACTGCGAGAACGACGCCCTGGTGACCGAAGCCGCTGAGCAGCTGAAGGCAGCGGGGCGCACCGGCCTGCGGGAGCACGGCCGCTCCCGGCCGCCCCTGGCGGAGATCGAGGCCGTCCACCGCGTCCTCTTCCTGGCCGCCGAGGCCCGCGCCCCCGTCTACATCGTCCACTGTTCCACCGCCCGCTCCGTGGATCTGGTGCACGAGGCTGCCCTGCGGGGGCAGCCCGCCTTCGCCGAGACCTGTCCTCAGTATCTGCTCCTCGACGAGACCG is drawn from Thermoflexus hugenholtzii and contains these coding sequences:
- the hydA gene encoding dihydropyrimidinase, which produces MLIRNGTLVTAEGMLRAEIRIEGERIAAIGDLAPYPGEPVVDAGGAYVLPGLVDPHVHIALDTGIYRTDDDWWIGTRAAAFGGITTVIDFATQFRGQRFEDALAARLEEAREKAAVDYALHMMVTDLPPGREGELGKLVEQGVAGIKLYTTYRPNYYADDATLLRVMRAAGAMGLITMVHCENDALVTEAAEQLKAAGRTGLREHGRSRPPLAEIEAVHRVLFLAAEARAPVYIVHCSTARSVDLVHEAALRGQPAFAETCPQYLLLDETAYEGPHPEWYILQPPLRPAAERAGLWERLHRGWIAAIGTDHCDYALSQKTATGSFLTTPGGLPGLETMLPLLYTYGVAEGRIGWPDLVRLCATGPAKLFGLYPRKGALQPGADADLVIYDPEPEETLSAARLHSIAGYTPYEGWRVRGRVRTVIVRGQIVVEDGAFRGTPGWGRFLPAAPFTTRP